The DNA segment CAGGCGTGACCGGTCGCGGCGGACGCCCGCACGGCCTCCTCGTCGATCTCGATCCCGAGACCCGGACCGGTCAGCCGCTCGATGTGGCCCGAGTGCAGGTCGAAGACCGACGGGTCCTGGAGGTAGCCGCGCAGATCGTTGTCGTCGGCGTAGCCGCTGCTGCTCTGCTCCTGGATCAGGAAGTTGGGACTGGCGAAGTCGACCTGAAGACAGGCGGCGAGCGCGATGGGCCCGAGCGGACAGTGCGGCGCCAGCACGACATCGAAGGTCTCAGCCGCGGCGGCGATCCTGCGGACCTCGGAGATGCCGCCGGCATGAGACAGGTCCGGCTGCGCCACCGCGACCCCGGTCGCGAACAGATCCGCGAACTCCCGGCGCGAGTAGAGCCGCTCCCCCGCCGCGATCGGTATCGGCGTCGAGGCGACAACCCGCCCGAGATTCGCGGTGTGCTCCGGCAGGACCGGCTCCTCGACGAACAACGGCCGCATCGGTTCCAGCAACGGCAGAAAGGCCACCGACGACGCGGTACTCATCCGGCCGTGGAAGTCGATCGCGATATCGATCTCGTCGCCGATGGCGTCCCGCACCGCTTGCATCCGGCGTGCCCAACGCTCATAGTCCGCCTTCGTCGGCAGCGCCACGGTCGGCCCGGCCAGATCCATCTTCATCGCCGAAAACCCCAGCGCCACCTTCTGAAGGGCATCGGCGGCCGTGGCTTCGGGCGTCTCACCTTGGATCCACGAGTACATCCGCACCCTGTCACGCACCGCGCCGCCCAGCAGCTCGTGGACGGGCGCCCCCAAGGCACGGCCGGTGATGTCCCACAGCGCCTGGTCGATGCCGGCCACCGCGCTCGACATGACCGGCCCGCCCCGGTAGAACCCGGATTTGGTCAAGACCTGCCAGTGCTGCTCGATCCGGCGCGGGTCCTTCCCGACGAGGTATTCGAAACAGGTGTCGACCATGGCGCGGACCGCCTCGGCCCGCCCTTCCACGATCGGCTCGCCCCATCCGCTGATCCCGGCATCGGTGTCGATGCGCAGGAACAGCCAGCGCGGGGAGACCAGGAACGTCTCCCAGCCTGTGATCTTCATTCATTGCTCCAAATGTTCGGGCTCACTTGCCGATGCCGACGGTCATGCCCTGGATGATGCGGGTCCCCAGCCAGGCGAACAGGGCGATCATCGGGGCGACGATGACGCAGATGGCGGCGAACATCGCGCCGTAGTCCAGCTGGTTCTGCTGCTGCGTCATGAGGAAGTCGTTGAGGGCCACAGGAAGGGTGATCTTGTCCTGGCTGTGGGTGATGACGATGGCGAACAGGGTCTCGTTCCACGCACCGATGAACTGGAGTAGGAACGCTGTGATCAGACCGCCGCGCGCGACCGGCACGATCACCTGCAGGAACGTGCGCAGCGGCTTGGCGCCGTCCATGACGGCGGCTTCCTCCAGAATCGCCGGGACGCCGGCGAAGAATCCGGTGAGCAGGAAGACGGTGAACGGCAGGGCCAGCCCGGTGTAGACGAGGATGAGCCCGGTGTAGCTGTCGACCAGGTTCAGCTTCGCCAGTCCCACGAAGATCGGGACGACGATGACCTGACCGGGCACGCCGAGCCCCATCGCGAACGCCATCGACAAAGCCGAGGAGGTGCGGGACTTGCGCCGGGCGAGCACATAGGCGCAGGGCGCCGCCAGCACGATCGCCAGCATCGAGGAGATCCCGGCGTCGATCACACTGTTCAGCGCCGCCCGCGCGAACCCACCCTCGCCGAGCGCCTTGCCGTAGTTGCCAGGCACGGGATGGGTGGGAGCGCCAAAGGGGTGCTGCAGGATGTCGTTGCTGCCGCGCAGCGAGGTCACGGCCACCCAGATGAGCAGGCCGAGGTCGGCCGCGACCAGGATCCAGACGACTGCTGTGACGATCCGCATCGCCGGGCCGGTGGCCTTGCGTCCGGTACGCATGATGCCTCCGTGGGGTCAGTATTCGA comes from the Catenulispora sp. MAP5-51 genome and includes:
- the dgoD gene encoding galactonate dehydratase, producing MKITGWETFLVSPRWLFLRIDTDAGISGWGEPIVEGRAEAVRAMVDTCFEYLVGKDPRRIEQHWQVLTKSGFYRGGPVMSSAVAGIDQALWDITGRALGAPVHELLGGAVRDRVRMYSWIQGETPEATAADALQKVALGFSAMKMDLAGPTVALPTKADYERWARRMQAVRDAIGDEIDIAIDFHGRMSTASSVAFLPLLEPMRPLFVEEPVLPEHTANLGRVVASTPIPIAAGERLYSRREFADLFATGVAVAQPDLSHAGGISEVRRIAAAAETFDVVLAPHCPLGPIALAACLQVDFASPNFLIQEQSSSGYADDNDLRGYLQDPSVFDLHSGHIERLTGPGLGIEIDEEAVRASAATGHAWRPPMWQHADGSFAEW
- a CDS encoding carbohydrate ABC transporter permease; translation: MRTGRKATGPAMRIVTAVVWILVAADLGLLIWVAVTSLRGSNDILQHPFGAPTHPVPGNYGKALGEGGFARAALNSVIDAGISSMLAIVLAAPCAYVLARRKSRTSSALSMAFAMGLGVPGQVIVVPIFVGLAKLNLVDSYTGLILVYTGLALPFTVFLLTGFFAGVPAILEEAAVMDGAKPLRTFLQVIVPVARGGLITAFLLQFIGAWNETLFAIVITHSQDKITLPVALNDFLMTQQQNQLDYGAMFAAICVIVAPMIALFAWLGTRIIQGMTVGIGK